The DNA region GGCGCAGAGCCGGGCGACACACTGGCGGTGAAGTTCCTTGAAATCAAAGTGGACAGCAATCAGGGCATTGGTGCGCTTGCGCCGGGATTTGGCGCGATCAATTCCACCAATTACACGCCGATGCTGAATGCGCCCATCAAAGAGAAGATCTGGTTTTATCCCATCGACCACGCCACAAATACCGCTACCTTCCAGGCGCTGGATTCCAATTACAAGGTGAAGTTCCCCCTGCATCCGTTCTTTGGCTGTATCGGCGTGGCGCCGGCTGGCGGCGAGGCCCGCACCTCCGTGGTGCCGGAAGCTTTCGGCGGCAACATGGATTCGCCAGAAGCCAGCGTGGGCAACACGGTTTATTTTCCGGTGAATGTTCCCGGAGCAATGCTCTTTCTGGGTGACGGACACGCCGCCATGGGCGACGGCGAAATTGCCGGTACCGCCTTAGAAGTTCCTCTGCGAGGGCGCGTGCAGGTGCATGTGATCAAAGGCCAGAAAATCAGCTGGCCGCGCTTTGAAAATGACGATTACATCATGACCGTCGGCGCTTACCGCCC from Terriglobia bacterium includes:
- a CDS encoding acetamidase/formamidase family protein, whose product is MKSVLAVLLCSAAAIAQNSEEGKVVRYELKPSELKYTYAASYSPVAHLKSGNILETNTVDCFGNAIKKPGDTLDMAPGDNPLTGPFFIDGAEPGDTLAVKFLEIKVDSNQGIGALAPGFGAINSTNYTPMLNAPIKEKIWFYPIDHATNTATFQALDSNYKVKFPLHPFFGCIGVAPAGGEARTSVVPEAFGGNMDSPEASVGNTVYFPVNVPGAMLFLGDGHAAMGDGEIAGTALEVPLRGRVQVHVIKGQKISWPRFENDDYIMTVGAYRPLDDALRIAFTELVGWIHTDYGLSEMDAYELLSKVGEIHLNEMVDPNYVIVAKVKKSFLPKPKVAVAK